In Niallia sp. FSL W8-0635, one genomic interval encodes:
- a CDS encoding metallophosphoesterase has product MKKIKKVTIPKHHRIIVISDIHGEIDLLKKLLNKVNFHQDDYLIINGDMCEKGTSSKEVIRYIMDLSSNFPNVHVTEGNCDVLIEEILYENPAILNYLTKQKHSLLNEWLEELDFVLTNHTTVQEIKQLLLKHYQKEIDWLINLPTVIETEQYIFVHAGLEDIENWKDTDREIALSIPSFLEKNHQAKKFVVVGHWPVINYSTDIPSDNPIIDKDKKIIAMDGGNKVKPTGQLNAVILEQNTISYTYVDTFPTRKVRKDFHADITMTGSINYPYYFIQPLAKEAFFTQCKQLETNRIVYVKNEYIHPHNDGKFQVKTDISCAQLTVQKGEQVSIVDDNCTGYTLIKKDGQLGWIAKENI; this is encoded by the coding sequence GTGAAAAAAATAAAAAAAGTAACCATTCCAAAGCACCATCGAATCATCGTGATTTCTGATATTCACGGAGAAATTGACCTATTAAAAAAGCTCCTAAATAAAGTGAATTTTCATCAAGATGATTACTTAATTATTAATGGTGATATGTGTGAAAAAGGAACTAGTAGTAAAGAAGTAATCCGTTATATTATGGATCTTTCTAGTAATTTTCCAAATGTCCATGTAACGGAGGGAAACTGTGATGTGTTAATAGAGGAAATTTTATATGAGAATCCTGCTATATTAAATTACCTTACAAAACAAAAGCACTCTCTATTAAATGAATGGCTAGAAGAACTAGACTTTGTTCTTACAAATCATACAACAGTCCAAGAAATAAAGCAGTTATTATTAAAGCATTATCAGAAAGAAATCGATTGGTTGATTAATCTACCAACTGTAATCGAAACAGAACAATATATCTTTGTTCATGCAGGCTTAGAGGATATCGAAAATTGGAAAGATACAGATCGAGAAATTGCCCTTTCTATCCCCTCTTTTTTAGAAAAAAACCATCAAGCAAAGAAATTCGTAGTCGTTGGACATTGGCCGGTAATAAATTATTCAACTGACATTCCCTCTGATAACCCGATTATTGATAAAGATAAAAAAATAATAGCGATGGACGGTGGGAATAAGGTGAAACCAACTGGACAGCTAAATGCAGTAATTCTGGAACAAAATACAATTTCTTATACTTATGTAGACACTTTCCCTACTCGTAAAGTGCGAAAAGACTTTCATGCTGACATTACGATGACGGGCTCTATTAATTATCCCTATTACTTCATTCAGCCACTAGCAAAAGAGGCGTTCTTTACACAATGTAAACAATTAGAGACAAATCGCATCGTTTATGTAAAAAACGAATATATCCATCCACATAACGATGGAAAATTTCAAGTAAAAACCGACATATCCTGTGCCCAATTAACCGTACAAAAAGGAGAACAAGTCTCCATAGTCGATGACAACTGCACAGGGTATACATTAATAAAAAAAGACGGCCAGTTAGGTTGGATAGCAAAAGAAAATATATGA
- the putP gene encoding sodium/proline symporter PutP: MQVEVFISLGIYLVGMLLIGYYSYKKTSDLNDYMLGGRGLGPAVTALSAGASDMSGWMLMGLPGAMYASGISSLWLAIGLTIGAFLNYIIIAPRLRTYTEVANDSITIPDFLENRFNDYSKILRSVSALVILIFFTLYTSSGLVAGGRLFESSFNTDYKVGLFITAGVVVAYTLFGGFLAVSMTDFVQGVIMFIALILVPVVAFTDIGGVQNTFQEIKNVDPSLLDFFKGTSFLGIISLLAWGLGYFGQPHIIVRFMAIGSIKQLKTARRIGMSWMIVSIIGAMLTGLIGIAYYSMHGQELADPETVFIGFSTILFHPLITGFLLAAILAAIMSTISSQLLVTASSLTEDFYKTFLRRDASDKELVLIGRITVLIVALIGISLSINPNDTILGLVGYAWAGFGSAFGPVILLSLHWKRMTKWGALTGMLVGAITVLIWANIPVLQETLYEMIPGFLLSTITVVLVSLATQKPSKEIEEHYHQMEEMMKK; the protein is encoded by the coding sequence GTGCAGGTAGAAGTATTTATTTCTTTAGGAATTTATTTAGTAGGTATGTTGTTAATCGGCTATTACTCTTATAAAAAAACATCCGATTTAAATGATTATATGTTAGGAGGGCGTGGTCTTGGGCCGGCTGTAACTGCATTATCTGCAGGTGCTTCTGATATGAGTGGTTGGATGTTAATGGGATTGCCAGGTGCGATGTATGCTTCTGGAATTTCAAGCTTATGGTTAGCAATAGGATTAACAATTGGTGCTTTTTTAAACTATATAATCATTGCCCCACGTCTTCGCACTTATACTGAAGTGGCGAACGATTCTATTACCATTCCAGATTTTTTAGAAAATCGCTTTAATGATTATTCGAAAATACTCCGTTCTGTTTCAGCGCTCGTTATTTTAATCTTTTTCACTCTTTATACATCATCAGGCCTTGTGGCTGGTGGCCGATTGTTTGAAAGCTCTTTTAATACCGACTATAAAGTAGGTTTATTTATAACAGCTGGGGTTGTTGTTGCCTACACTTTATTCGGCGGATTTTTAGCAGTAAGCATGACCGATTTTGTTCAAGGTGTCATCATGTTTATTGCGCTCATTTTAGTTCCTGTTGTTGCGTTTACAGATATAGGTGGAGTACAGAACACCTTTCAAGAAATAAAAAACGTGGACCCTTCCCTTTTAGACTTTTTTAAAGGAACCTCCTTTTTAGGGATAATATCATTATTAGCATGGGGATTAGGTTACTTTGGGCAACCACATATCATTGTTCGATTTATGGCTATAGGTAGTATTAAACAATTAAAAACAGCACGTCGAATCGGTATGAGCTGGATGATTGTTTCTATCATTGGTGCCATGTTGACTGGACTTATCGGTATTGCCTATTACTCAATGCATGGCCAGGAGTTAGCTGATCCTGAAACAGTTTTTATTGGTTTTTCTACTATTCTATTCCACCCATTAATTACTGGATTTTTATTAGCTGCTATTTTAGCTGCTATCATGAGTACCATTTCTTCACAGCTACTAGTAACTGCTAGTTCGTTAACAGAAGATTTTTACAAGACATTCCTCCGTCGAGATGCTAGCGACAAAGAGCTTGTCCTTATTGGGCGAATTACTGTTTTAATTGTAGCATTAATCGGAATCTCTCTTTCTATCAATCCTAACGATACCATTTTAGGACTTGTTGGTTACGCATGGGCAGGCTTCGGTTCAGCATTTGGTCCTGTTATCTTGTTAAGCTTACATTGGAAAAGGATGACAAAGTGGGGAGCGTTAACAGGAATGCTTGTAGGCGCCATAACCGTTCTTATCTGGGCAAACATCCCAGTATTACAAGAAACCCTTTACGAAATGATACCAGGCTTCCTACTAAGCACCATTACCGTGGTACTAGTCAGCCTAGCAACACAAAAACCATCAAAAGAAATAGAAGAACATTATCATCAAATGGAAGAAATGATGAAAAAGTAA